CCAACTATTTACTTTAAGTGGCTTTCTTTCAAAAGGGACATTGAATTTTTGATCTACTCCTTCTAACTGAGTAGCTCCATTACTGGCTACATGTACTTCATATCCTTGTTCTTTAAACCATTGAATGTGGGGCATGTGAAAGTGGAGGATATGACTATCTACGGTGGCTGTAAAAAGTACTTTTTTCATAAGTGTAGTCCTTTCTTAACTGTTTGATCAGTTAATGAGATGAGGGGAGAAACGTGGGTTATTGAGGGGTATTCTAATTTTTTACGATCGGTAGAGTGGATAAAATAAACTATCTGGTTCATAATTTCCTTGCTGACTTCGCATATCAGTTAGTTGTTTATAGACTTCGGGAAGGTGAGTTTTTTTACCAATATAAAAGGGAACTTGTCCTTGTTGAGAAAATTTTGTTTTATATTGATAGAGACTATCCTCTCCTCGGTACCCTCCACCAAAAATATAGTATTCTTTTCCAGCTTGTTTCAGGTAGTTGATAATTTCATAGTCTAGATAACTAGCCGCTTTATAAGTACTGTATTCGCGGAGGGCCCCTCCTAAAAAGTAATAAGCATATTGATCGCCGAAAAGAATTAATCGTGTACCAATGATTTTTCCACCCAAACGTGCATGAACGTAAAGGTAATGGCCATCCATTGTTTCATGAATTTGTTCGAAAAATGACTTATCAAAATAGTAAAATCCTTTTGCATCATGCCAATCCATTGTCGCTGTGTATACCTCTAGAAATTCGTCTAGATATTTACCAGTTGGATCAAAAACTATTTCTACCTCTAACCGTTCTGCTCTTCTTACTGATTGAAGAATACTTTTATGAAAGTCTTCTTCTTTATTTTTCTTTAAATCACGAACGATATGTGGGCCAATCAGCTGTACCTCTCCATTAAACTGTTTCCAAATCTCTTCATTATCAAAAAGATGGAAACGAACAAACTCGGAGATGATTTGTTCTTGAATACAATACTGATGAAACGCTTCAAAATATTCCTTTAATAATTGCGTAACATTTGTAGTCTCTAATACTACGGGGCCACCATATCCATACGCTGTGGTGATATCATAATACTCTTGACCTTTTATTTTATAAGGAATTTTTCTTTTAATAAAAATATTTTTCACTTTACCGTATGGGGAGACGAAATCGAATACTCTTACTTCTCCCTCTTCTTTTTCTTCAAATAATTTTGCATATACTTTCGTTAAATAAATATCTTTTAATTCTTGTGAGGAGGCATTTTTATCGAATGATAAATTGATTGAGTTCTTATTTATTTGTTTCATATTAATAAACCTTCCTTCACTACACCCTAAGCACAAAGAATATTCATTATTTTGTGCTGGTATGGAAGTGTTATTTTTAATCTTTTATGGAGAAGGAGTTTTAATTAGACTATTTAAAACTATTATAAAAATTTTTCAAGAACGATATAAAGGGAAGAAATTTGAATCAGCATCAAAAGTTTCTTTTTCTTCTGCACGTACTGCGTTTAATGCCTCATATATTTTTTCATTATGGATTTTCTTACCGATATAGAATGGGTAATCACCTTGCAAGTCAAATTTTTTCTTGTATTTATATATCCCATCATTCTCTTCGTACCCGCCGCCCATAATGTAATACTGCAATCCTTTTTCTTTTGCATATTTTATCGTTTGATATTCTAAATAAGTGGAAGCATTATAGTCAAAGTATTTCTCTTTCGTACCACCTAAAAACCCATAAATATAATCCTTGCCAATAATATTTAAATAGCTAGCAATAATTTCTCCTTCAAATAGAGCTTGTGAATATAGAAATTTCCCTTTTAAAGATTGATGGAGTTCTTCAAAAAATGATTCTTTAAAATAATAGAATGGTTCCGCATCATTTCGGTTCATCGTTTCGTAGTAAATTGATAAGAAATCTTTGATGTTTTCACCTGTTGAATCAAAGCTAACGCTTAATCCTTCTCTCTTGGCCTTTCTAATAGATGTTCTAATTGATTTATGGAAGTTTTTATCTAAAGGTTCTTTTAGATTTCTAGCAACATGATTGCCAATCATACTCACTTCACCGTCAAAATATGTTTGTACTTCTTGATTTTCAAAAAGATGGAAGCGAACAAATTCACTGACGATATCATTTTTATTACAATATTTTCTAAAGGATTGATTGAAATCTTCTAAGAGACTCTTTGCATCTATACAGTCTCTTATGCACGGTCCCCCGTATCCATACGCGGTTGTAATATCATAGTATTGTTTTCCTTCCACTTTAAAAGGTGTTCTTCTTTTAATAAAAGTATATTCTACTTTGCCAAATTCATTTTCAAAATAAACCGTTTCTGTTTTTCCTTTTTCTTTTTCTTCATATAATTGGATATATTCACGACTATAGTAAACATCGGAATGAGTTAGTATGTTTTCATCCATTTTGATTACTTGTTTATCGGCCTTTTTTTTAGATTCTGCACTTCTTCACTCCTTATAAACCTGTTTCATTACCTTCACTACGAACGATAAAGTGGGAAAAAAGTAGTTTCTGGATCAAATTCTCCTTCTTCTTTTCTTAATTGATTTTGAAGTTGATAGATTTTTTGATTATGTACTTTATTCCCAGTATAGAAAGGATAACTACCTTGTAAATCAAATTTTCTTTTATAGTTGTACAGACTATCCTTATCTCTGTACCCTCCACCAATAATAAAATACTCTACACCTTTTTCCTTTAACCACTCCATTAGTTGATATTGTAAAAAGGCAGATGTCCCATATCTCAAATATTCTTTTAGGACACCACCCAAAAATCCATATCCATATGTATCACTATAAATAACCGAGAGGCTCCCAACTATTTCGTCATTCATATAACCATGAATATAAACGATTTCTCCTTCTAGATGATGATGTAGCTTTTCAAAAAAGGCCCGATCGAAGTAATAAAAAGAGGTTGCTTCATTTCGTTTCATGGTTTCGTAGTAAATAAATAAAAATTCATCTAAATGTTTCCCACTTGTATCTATCGTAAAGGTGATTTCATTCCGCTTTGCTTTTCTAACGGATGATAAGATATCTTTATCCATATTTTTTGTCATAGTTTGTTTTAAATTTCTAGCTACGTGTGGACCCATCAGTTTTACTTGTCCATCAAAATTTGTTCGTACCTCTTCGTTTTCAAATAGATGGAAACGGATAAACTCACTAATAATATCCTGTTCCAAGCAATATTTAGTAAATGCAGCGTTAAACTCCTTTAACAATCCTTCAGGATCTGTACAGTCTTGAATACAAGGCCCACCATATCCATACGCTGTCGTAATATCATAGTACTGTTTGCCGTCTATTTTGTAAGGAACTTCTCGTTTAAGGAAGGTATACTCTACCTTTCCTAGTTCATTCTCAAAATAGATAGTTTGAGTTTCTCCTTTTTCTACTTCTTCGTATAGTTGTGCATATTTATGAGTAAAATAAACATCATTGTAGTTGAGTTTATTTTGATCCGTTCGTATGACATTTCTGTCCATCTTTTTAATTACATGTTGCATTGATCCACTTCCTTATCTGATTGATTGATCGATTAGAGGCGGATGAATATTTTCTCACTTCGCTTTCTTTTCATCCAACTTTGATTTAGATTCTGTATAGCTTTTTTCCATTGTGTAGCGAGGCCTTTTGTAAATTAAACCCAACCGTTTTAAAAGAAGGGACATGCCACGAAGGGAGTATGTATATCCCCATTCTCTTTCGACATATTTAATCATTACAGCTAGTGTCCAGTGCTCTTGCTCACTTATTTGTACATCTATAGGGGTTTTCTCTGTTACCACTTCAACTAGCGTTGCTTCTTGATTTGGATTCAATCTTCTCGGTTTTCCACTGGAATGTCCCAGAGTCAATCCAGCTATTCCTTCTTTTTTATAAGTACTAATATAGGTACTAACCGTTTCACGACTACGACCGATAATTTGTCCGGTTTCTTTCATGGTGTACCCTTTTAGATAGAGATATACGGCTTGATAGCGCTCAAATAAACGACGGTTTTTTGCTTTCTTCATTGCTTGCTGAAGTTCAGCTAATTGTTTTTTGGTTTCCATCCATCCATTTTCCTTTTCTTTTATTCTTACTACTCTGGGTATACTTTAGTAAGAATAGTTGTATTTTTCGTTTCACCTTTTTAGGTGTTACATTGGTATATCTATTTTTATAATAAGTGTACGCATGGGAATAATCGGGTTTTAGTTTATCTTCTAGATGAGGGTCTTCCAAGGAGTAAAATCCATGAGGAGTAATGATGTAGGTATCTTCTTTTATAAGTTCTGGTCCTGGTTTGGGAAAGGATCGTTTTTGCAAATGGATATAACTGTATTCTCGCCTTTTGGTTTCTTCCTCTTCTTGCCAGATTTTAAATATTTTTCCTTTTTGCCAAATAAAGAACTGATTTTTATAGTTTTGATCGTTATGAAACACACGATTTTTAAATGAGGCTTTCTGTGGCCAGATATCTGCAAAGGTAGGATACTCATATTGAGCAATGCCGTGATAATCTAGGAGACGATTCATTCCTCCTTCATCGAAGTACATCGGTTCGGGGAAACGAATGCAGTAATAAAAATCTGTATCTTTTTTTCCTTTTAATTGATAATATCGATTAACTTGATTATTGTTTTTATATAAAGTCAAATGTCCAAAAGTAAAGATGCGATCATACTCTTCCAATGGGGCTTCTCTAATATACTTACTAACATCACCGTAGATTAAATCCAAATCACAATGTCCCCAAAAATCATATCCCTTTATATATTCACTAAAAATTTCTCCATACGCTGGTCGATAGTCACACAGTTTATAGGGGCTGGAATAGCGTCCGTTACTTGTAACGTTTCAGAAATGTGTTCCGTTAGTTGTTCAAACGTCCAATGAATCTTATGAATATTGGGAAAAGAACTATTTAATTCATTGTCTGTCACAAACAACCAATCGATATCTTGGTTGTAGGAACAACTTTTTAAGAATAAGTCAAAATAATTTGGAAACTCTCCAAAATAGGGAATAATCAGTACTACTTTGTTCACAAATAATTCCTCCTTTCTATATTCAAAACTTCATTTTTAAAACTTTCCTTTGGGTAGAGTAGAAGGTACTAATGATGGCCAGTGCATACCCCATTTTCTTCCCAATTGTTAGTTTTAAAATACGATCCACTATATTTTGAGGAATAAACAATTTCACTCTTTCTTGAGTAAGTGGTCTTTCAATCACCTTATTTAAATACTCACATTTCTGTGTAAACGTTAATTGGTTTTCATTTAGAAAAAGATTAACACAGAACCCTTTAACTGCATGTACATGTAGGTACGCAACAACTTGTTCTAGTTGAGGGGTTTCTAGTCCCCACTCTTGCAAGATACTTTTTCTTTTTAGAATGGATTGAAGTTGCATGTCAAAATCTTCTTCTCGAAAAGTTGAAACTAAAGTAGTTCGACGTCTTCGTTTATAATGGTATAAACAGTTTTCCAACACTAGAAAATCCTCTGCATATTTATATGCTGCGGCATTAAAATCAATATCCTCTAAAAAATTCATTTCTTCATTAAATAGAATATGATTTTCAATAATCACTTGTCTTCTATACCATTTATTCCAAATATAACCGAGCATCGCTAATGAATTTGCATCCACTTCCCAATCTGGTGGATGTTCTTTTGTAAATGTACCTGCTCTCATTCTTACAGGAACTTGTTTGGTCATTCCTTCTTTTTCATCTAGGTGCTCTACGTAATACCCACACATCAGCATATCTACTTGGATATTTTTTGTATGCTCTACCATCTTAGCTAAAAAATTAGGTTCTACTTCGTCGTCACTATCCATAAAACTAAGGTAGATTCCTTTTGCCATTTTAATTCCATCATTTCTAGCAGCAGAAACACCTGCGTTTTCTTTATCGATCACTGTAATTCTCGAATCATCTTGGTACTTTTTTATACGTTCCAATGAATGATCAGTAGAGCCATCATTTATGATAATGAACTCGAAATTTTTAAAACTCTGATTGAGAATACTGTTGATTGCTTGATCAACGTACTGTTCTACGTTATAAACTGGCATAATCACACTTACTTTGGGCATCTGTGCACCCCTTTCTTTTGGCGATTCATTCACTTAGTTCCTTCGTCTGGGTGCGTAATAAAATATTTTCTTTGAATTCGGTTTTGCTTCCTTCCACTACTCCTTCTTTCTTTAAAATAGAAGTAAAGGTTTTGAAGAAACAGTATATATCAAACCAAAACGATATTTTTTTTACGTATTCTCCATCTAAATGAGCTTTGTCAGAAATAGATAATTCATCTCTTCCATTAATCTGAGCCCAACCAGTAACTCCAGGTACTAGCTCATTTACTTCATATCGATCTCGTTCTTGAATTAAATCGGTTTGATTCCAGAGAGCGGGTCTGGGTCCTATCAAGCTCATTTCCCCTTTCAAAATATTAAATAATTGAGGAAGCTCATCTAAGCTTGATTTACGAAGGAATTTCCCTATTTTAGTAATGAATTGATCGGGATTATCTAGTAAATGTGTGGGCATATCTTGAGGAGTGTCTACAGACATAGTTCGGAATTTAAGAATATTAAAATATGTTTTATTTTTTCCAACTCTTTTTTGTTTAAATAGTACAGGACCTTTCGAGTCTAGCTTAATCAGAAGAGCAATGATTAGAAAAATTCCTGATAAGACAATGATTCCAATAGAAACGATTAGAAGATCTATAAGTCTTTTTCCCCATCGTTTATACATTTATGTATCCTCCCTGAATCCTCTTCTCTGCTACATGGGACTTCGAGTCTTCCACCAACTCTCTTTCTTCCTGTTCATCTATATAGCTGTGATTTGTATTAGCAAAGGCAAGAATTTCTTTTTTTAACTCCTTTTCTGGTAACTCCATCCATTTCTCCACTTGATTGATTGTACTAATCAATGGTTGGTTCATTACTTTTCCAACAAATATTTTCTCAGCAACTTTTTGGTCGGTTCGTTCGCTTGCGACTAATAACTCTTCATATAGCTTTTCTCCTGGTCGCATTCCTGTTTCTACAATAGGGATTTCTTTTTCTGTATACCCACTTAATTTGATGATTTTTTTAGCAAGATCCAATATTTTAACCGGTTCTCCCATATCTAAAATAAAAATCTCGCCTCCTGATGCTAGTGCACCTGCTTGAATCACTAATCGACTGGCTTCTGGAATCGTCATAAAGTAACGTGTCATTTCAAAATCAGTAACGGTTAGTGGACCTCCTTTTTTAATTTGCTCTTGGAATAAGGGAACAACACTTCCACGACTTCCTAATACGTTTCCAAAACGAACTGCCGCGAACTTTGTTTTTCCAATTTCATTCAAACCAGTAACGATCATTTCTGATACACGTTTCGTTGCTCCCATCACATTAGGTGGATTAACTGCTTTATCTGTTGAAATCATTACAAAGCTTTCGACATCTGCGGCTTTGGCAGCTTCTGCCATATTTTTTGTGCCATAAATATTGTTTTTAACGGCTTCATGAGGATTATATTCCATCATCGGAACATGCTTATGAGCGGCTGCATGATAAATCTGGTTGGGTTTATACTTTTTCATAATTTCAAATATTCTTTCTCGATCTTGAATATCCGCTATTAAGGGGATGATTTCTATTTGTTGACCATATTTTACAGTTAGTTCTTTATCAATTTGATAAATAGAATTCTCACCATGCCCTAGTAACAATAATTTTTGAGGATGATATGCAGCAATTTGACGACAAATCTCCGATCCAATCGAACCACCTGCTCCACTTACTAAAACTACTTTGTCGGTTAAATGAGTGGAAATTTGATGCATATCCAACTTCACTTCTTCTCTTCCTAACAAATCAACTACATTTACTTCTCTAAATTGACTTACTTCCAGTTTTCCTTGTAAAACATCTTCGATATAAGGCATCTTATTAACGGGGACACCCGCATAATTGCAAAGGTCCACAATTGCTTCGTATCGATCGGCTGGTAGAGAAGGTGCCGCAATGGTTACTTGTTCAATCTGATATTTCGTTACTAAATGGGGAATATCTTTAATCGCTCCCATTACTTGAACCCCAAATATGATTCCCCCTTGTTTCGCAGGATCATCATCTACAATTCCCATTACCTTTAACGAATGAGAATGATTCCGTAACCTTCTAATAAGAATACTTCCTCCTTGTCCCCCTCCTACAATTAATGTACGAGTAGGATCTCCAGTAGCTGGTTTATGAATCTTTCGATATTTATACTCAAAGTACAAGCGCATAGCTGTTCTGCTACCAATAATTCCTAATGTTGAGAATAGATACGTTAATAAAATAAAGCGTAAACTTAAAAGGCGTACAGGTAAAAGAATTGTTAAGAGAACTTCAGAAGTCAGAAAGGCTGCAGTCACACAACTTGTTAAAATAATGACTTCTGTTAAACCGGTATAGTGATTCATCCGGGAAAACATTCGAAAATATAAAGCAAGAGATAGGTAGGTAACGGAAATAAAAATGGTGCTAAGAAGAACGGTTTCGGAAGTAAGAATAATGAAAGGATCTAAAAAAATAGTGGCTAGTAGAGCGGAACTTACAATAATAGATACATCTATGCCTGCCATAATCAATTTCTTGATTTTTCTATTCATACATATCACTACTTTCTGAGGGGGATTTAGTTTTTAGGGGGAGTTTTGTGGTGGATGGATCTTTGTTTATGAAAGAGGTGGGAGTTTTAAGAGGATTTTCTTTATTGTGTTAGAAATGGGTACGCTAAAAAAAGGTGCAATGCTTAATTTTTTGAAGGATAACTCTTACTTGGGTTCGTTGTGGAGGTAGGTTAAAAAAATAGATGGTTTTTAGATCAGGGTGGATGAAAAAACAGATGTGAGTTTGTGAGAAAAATAACGTAGGAATTTAGGAGTATAAAGAATGATGAATAATATTATTTTTATCTGATTGGATCAATATTTTCTTTGTAATTGAACTGTTTGTAGAACTTTTAAAATTAAATGTTTAGGGTTTTTATGGTATAAAGGGGGGGGAATACCATTTGTGAAAAGTCGAAATTCTTTTATGCGTTCAAAAAGAGCTTTCAATAAACTTATGAGGATATCATTAGCTTAATGTTGAAAACCTCTTTTGTCAAGTGAATTTCAAACATTTGTATAAAAACGTTGTTTTTTAGATACTTATACACCATGTTGTCTAATAATTCGTTGCTTTTATAAGTTAATCAAACGTTCGACATGAAAGCGCAACCATGGTTTTTAAGTCTAACTGATGAATAATAGTTGCCTATACATCTTTGTACATTCATTGATTTTGTACTTTTCATTTCTCTTCATTCTTTTTCTTTCTATTTTATTAATACTAGCCAGTATCTTTTATTTCATAATATTTTGTATTTTGCAGGAAATCTCTTGAGAGCTATCCAGAGAAACGATATACTCATCATGTAAATAAAATATAAATATAGGGAGTTAAATAAAATGTCTAGAAAAAATAAACACATCTTTGGGATGTTTTTCACGTTATTCATCATTACTTTTTTAATAGGATGTTCCCCTTCAGATCGGAACAACGAAAATAAAAATGTTGAGCTTTCAAAAGTCCATGAGCAAGTCAAACAAGAATTAGGAGAGGATTACCTACCAAGCCGTGAAATGGATTTAGGCGAAATAGAAGAACTAACAAATATCGATGAGGCTGATGTAAAGGAGTATATTGCTGAAGCACCTCTTATGTCTACTCATGTTGATACCTTTATTGCTGTTGAAGCAAAAGATGGAAAAGGTGATTCCATAGCAGAAGGCCTAGAAAAATATCGGACATACCTTGTTGATCAGTCTATGCAATACCCTATGAATCTAGCAAAAGTAGAAGCTGCAAAAGTAGTTCAACATGGTGATTATGTATTCTTTTTAATGGTAGGTAAAATAGATGATTCTTTTGATGGTGATAGTAAGGAAGCACTAGATTTCGCTACAGCTGAAGTAGAACGTGTTGAAAAAGTCATTAATAGTTTTTTTGAGTAAAATCTAATTTCTATCAAAAGAAATACTGGAGGAGTTCTGTGGTATTTAGTAGTATCTTCTTTCTATTCTACTTCCTGCCTATAGTGGGAATTCTATATTTTGTATCACCTAAAAAATATCGCAATGCCATACTGCTTTTATGCAGTATTTTTTTCTATAGTTGGGGTGAACCCAAGTATATCTTTTTACTGTTTTTCTCCATTCTCCTGGATTACACCTGTGGACGGATGATTGATTGGTTTAAAAGTGTGAATCAACCGACTTTTTCAAAAATTTGGTTAGCCCTATCTATTATTGGAAACGTTGGACTACTAGGATTTTTTAAATATGCTGACTTTTTTCTCGCTACTATTAATAATATTTTCCAACAAGATCTTTCTTTATTAAATGTAGCTTTACCAATTGGGATTTCTTTTTACACCTTTCAAACGATGTCTTACAGTTTCGACATTTATAGAGGAGAGGCACCTGTTCAGAAAAATATGATCACATTCGCTACCTATG
The Jeotgalibaca sp. MA1X17-3 genome window above contains:
- a CDS encoding sugar transferase, whose product is MYKRWGKRLIDLLIVSIGIIVLSGIFLIIALLIKLDSKGPVLFKQKRVGKNKTYFNILKFRTMSVDTPQDMPTHLLDNPDQFITKIGKFLRKSSLDELPQLFNILKGEMSLIGPRPALWNQTDLIQERDRYEVNELVPGVTGWAQINGRDELSISDKAHLDGEYVKKISFWFDIYCFFKTFTSILKKEGVVEGSKTEFKENILLRTQTKELSE
- a CDS encoding GNAT family N-acetyltransferase — its product is MDENILTHSDVYYSREYIQLYEEKEKGKTETVYFENEFGKVEYTFIKRRTPFKVEGKQYYDITTAYGYGGPCIRDCIDAKSLLEDFNQSFRKYCNKNDIVSEFVRFHLFENQEVQTYFDGEVSMIGNHVARNLKEPLDKNFHKSIRTSIRKAKREGLSVSFDSTGENIKDFLSIYYETMNRNDAEPFYYFKESFFEELHQSLKGKFLYSQALFEGEIIASYLNIIGKDYIYGFLGGTKEKYFDYNASTYLEYQTIKYAKEKGLQYYIMGGGYEENDGIYKYKKKFDLQGDYPFYIGKKIHNEKIYEALNAVRAEEKETFDADSNFFPLYRS
- a CDS encoding nucleoside-diphosphate sugar epimerase/dehydratase; the encoded protein is MNRKIKKLIMAGIDVSIIVSSALLATIFLDPFIILTSETVLLSTIFISVTYLSLALYFRMFSRMNHYTGLTEVIILTSCVTAAFLTSEVLLTILLPVRLLSLRFILLTYLFSTLGIIGSRTAMRLYFEYKYRKIHKPATGDPTRTLIVGGGQGGSILIRRLRNHSHSLKVMGIVDDDPAKQGGIIFGVQVMGAIKDIPHLVTKYQIEQVTIAAPSLPADRYEAIVDLCNYAGVPVNKMPYIEDVLQGKLEVSQFREVNVVDLLGREEVKLDMHQISTHLTDKVVLVSGAGGSIGSEICRQIAAYHPQKLLLLGHGENSIYQIDKELTVKYGQQIEIIPLIADIQDRERIFEIMKKYKPNQIYHAAAHKHVPMMEYNPHEAVKNNIYGTKNMAEAAKAADVESFVMISTDKAVNPPNVMGATKRVSEMIVTGLNEIGKTKFAAVRFGNVLGSRGSVVPLFQEQIKKGGPLTVTDFEMTRYFMTIPEASRLVIQAGALASGGEIFILDMGEPVKILDLAKKIIKLSGYTEKEIPIVETGMRPGEKLYEELLVASERTDQKVAEKIFVGKVMNQPLISTINQVEKWMELPEKELKKEILAFANTNHSYIDEQEERELVEDSKSHVAEKRIQGGYINV
- a CDS encoding DUF4358 domain-containing protein codes for the protein MSRKNKHIFGMFFTLFIITFLIGCSPSDRNNENKNVELSKVHEQVKQELGEDYLPSREMDLGEIEELTNIDEADVKEYIAEAPLMSTHVDTFIAVEAKDGKGDSIAEGLEKYRTYLVDQSMQYPMNLAKVEAAKVVQHGDYVFFLMVGKIDDSFDGDSKEALDFATAEVERVEKVINSFFE
- a CDS encoding GNAT family N-acetyltransferase translates to MKQINKNSINLSFDKNASSQELKDIYLTKVYAKLFEEKEEGEVRVFDFVSPYGKVKNIFIKRKIPYKIKGQEYYDITTAYGYGGPVVLETTNVTQLLKEYFEAFHQYCIQEQIISEFVRFHLFDNEEIWKQFNGEVQLIGPHIVRDLKKNKEEDFHKSILQSVRRAERLEVEIVFDPTGKYLDEFLEVYTATMDWHDAKGFYYFDKSFFEQIHETMDGHYLYVHARLGGKIIGTRLILFGDQYAYYFLGGALREYSTYKAASYLDYEIINYLKQAGKEYYIFGGGYRGEDSLYQYKTKFSQQGQVPFYIGKKTHLPEVYKQLTDMRSQQGNYEPDSLFYPLYRS
- a CDS encoding terminase gpP N-terminus-related DNA-binding protein, with protein sequence METKKQLAELQQAMKKAKNRRLFERYQAVYLYLKGYTMKETGQIIGRSRETVSTYISTYKKEGIAGLTLGHSSGKPRRLNPNQEATLVEVVTEKTPIDVQISEQEHWTLAVMIKYVEREWGYTYSLRGMSLLLKRLGLIYKRPRYTMEKSYTESKSKLDEKKAK
- a CDS encoding GNAT family N-acetyltransferase, with protein sequence MQHVIKKMDRNVIRTDQNKLNYNDVYFTHKYAQLYEEVEKGETQTIYFENELGKVEYTFLKREVPYKIDGKQYYDITTAYGYGGPCIQDCTDPEGLLKEFNAAFTKYCLEQDIISEFIRFHLFENEEVRTNFDGQVKLMGPHVARNLKQTMTKNMDKDILSSVRKAKRNEITFTIDTSGKHLDEFLFIYYETMKRNEATSFYYFDRAFFEKLHHHLEGEIVYIHGYMNDEIVGSLSVIYSDTYGYGFLGGVLKEYLRYGTSAFLQYQLMEWLKEKGVEYFIIGGGYRDKDSLYNYKRKFDLQGSYPFYTGNKVHNQKIYQLQNQLRKEEGEFDPETTFFPLYRS
- a CDS encoding glycosyltransferase, which gives rise to MNESPKERGAQMPKVSVIMPVYNVEQYVDQAINSILNQSFKNFEFIIINDGSTDHSLERIKKYQDDSRITVIDKENAGVSAARNDGIKMAKGIYLSFMDSDDEVEPNFLAKMVEHTKNIQVDMLMCGYYVEHLDEKEGMTKQVPVRMRAGTFTKEHPPDWEVDANSLAMLGYIWNKWYRRQVIIENHILFNEEMNFLEDIDFNAAAYKYAEDFLVLENCLYHYKRRRRTTLVSTFREEDFDMQLQSILKRKSILQEWGLETPQLEQVVAYLHVHAVKGFCVNLFLNENQLTFTQKCEYLNKVIERPLTQERVKLFIPQNIVDRILKLTIGKKMGYALAIISTFYSTQRKVLKMKF